One region of Chryseobacterium muglaense genomic DNA includes:
- a CDS encoding aspartate carbamoyltransferase catalytic subunit, whose amino-acid sequence MFTITELSTERINGIVTEALAFANGKTAKIEGEVFCSNLFFEDSTRTKTSFDIAERKLGLQVVPFDASHSSVNKGESLYDTVKTIESLGVNLVVIRDKKDRYFDELKNITIPVINGGDGTGNHPSQCMLDLMTIYQEFGKFEGLKIGIVGDVKHSRVANSNAEALRRLGAKVYFSGPEQWFDEGALINGTYLSVDELIKEVDVLMLLRIQHERHDAKMSFSASDYHRKYGLTKEREKAMKKEAIIMHPAPINRGVEIDTDLVECERSRIFKQMQNGVFARMAILKEALEKEGYTFK is encoded by the coding sequence ATGTTTACGATTACAGAACTTAGCACCGAGAGAATCAACGGTATAGTAACAGAAGCACTGGCTTTTGCCAACGGAAAAACTGCTAAAATTGAAGGAGAAGTTTTTTGCTCAAATCTATTTTTTGAAGACAGCACAAGAACCAAAACAAGCTTTGATATTGCCGAAAGAAAATTGGGTTTGCAGGTAGTTCCTTTCGATGCATCTCACAGTTCGGTAAACAAAGGAGAAAGTCTTTATGATACAGTAAAAACGATTGAAAGCTTAGGTGTAAATCTGGTTGTAATTAGAGATAAGAAAGACAGATATTTTGACGAATTAAAAAATATTACAATTCCTGTGATCAACGGAGGAGATGGAACAGGAAACCATCCTTCTCAATGTATGTTGGATTTAATGACGATCTATCAGGAATTCGGAAAATTTGAAGGCCTAAAAATAGGAATTGTTGGAGATGTAAAACACAGCAGAGTTGCCAACTCAAATGCGGAAGCTTTAAGAAGATTGGGTGCAAAAGTTTACTTCTCAGGACCAGAACAATGGTTTGATGAAGGCGCTTTAATTAACGGGACTTATCTTTCAGTAGATGAGTTGATTAAAGAAGTTGATGTTTTAATGTTATTAAGAATTCAACACGAAAGACATGATGCGAAAATGAGCTTTTCCGCGTCGGATTACCACAGAAAATATGGTTTAACGAAAGAAAGAGAAAAAGCCATGAAAAAAGAAGCCATTATCATGCATCCAGCTCCAATCAACAGAGGAGTAGAAATTGATACAGACTTGGTAGAATGCGAACGCTCAAGAATTTTCAAACAAATGCAAAACGGCGTTTTCGCGAGAATGGCAATTTTAAAAGAAGCCCTAGAAAAAGAAGGCTACACTTTTAAGTAA
- a CDS encoding Lrp/AsnC family transcriptional regulator, which produces MDLKDKMILSIIQEDSTHSVKEISEKIGLTFTPTYERIKQLEKQGIIEKYVGLLNREKLGLNIVVYCNVRLKEQSKKVLETFEKNIMQHDEVQEIISLSGEYDYMLKIIAKDINSYNEFAVNIISNIPNIGQYHSSIVLHEVKKSTKFKIDLA; this is translated from the coding sequence ATGGATTTAAAAGACAAAATGATTCTCAGTATTATTCAGGAAGATTCTACACATTCTGTAAAGGAAATTTCAGAAAAAATCGGGCTTACTTTTACCCCAACGTATGAACGTATCAAACAGCTGGAGAAACAAGGAATTATTGAAAAATACGTTGGCCTTTTGAACCGTGAAAAACTAGGTTTAAATATTGTCGTCTATTGTAATGTCCGTCTTAAAGAGCAATCTAAAAAAGTGCTGGAGACTTTCGAAAAGAATATCATGCAACACGATGAAGTTCAGGAAATCATCAGCCTTTCCGGGGAATACGATTATATGCTGAAAATTATCGCAAAAGACATTAATTCTTATAATGAATTTGCTGTAAACATTATTTCAAACATTCCTAATATCGGTCAATATCACAGTTCTATTGTGCTTCATGAGGTGAAAAAGTCTACTAAGTTTAAGATTGATTTAGCTTAA
- a CDS encoding HTH domain-containing protein: MTIKEAIIKVLEEQKTALSYLEVLEKIDEKKYIDWTNAKTPSDTVGAQLGHFIRQNDSRVKRVKGKKGFEYYSSKYENDLNLNAIIEDDVSNLKKSSENKTYQERHLHRLLSSYLKSQDIYSKTIFHEKSANSKDDHQKWIHPDMIGISFLNLKNKSSNALMKLINKADAFNLTSYEIKKEIKSDYELKKCFFQAVSNSSWSNYGYLVAFEISKNLIDEMERLNQSFGIGIIELRSNPYESKVLFISKYRELDFKTIDKLCEINNDFEKFINQTEILLSASEKYINASRKEFDGFCDVYFNTDSEVEKYCTENKIPWEDERNA, translated from the coding sequence ATGACAATTAAGGAAGCAATTATTAAAGTTTTAGAAGAACAAAAAACTGCATTATCATATCTTGAAGTTTTAGAAAAAATCGATGAAAAGAAGTATATTGACTGGACAAATGCAAAAACACCTTCAGATACTGTCGGAGCACAATTAGGTCATTTTATTCGCCAAAATGATTCTCGTGTAAAAAGAGTTAAAGGAAAAAAAGGGTTCGAATATTATTCTTCAAAATATGAAAATGATTTAAATTTAAATGCTATAATTGAAGATGATGTAAGTAATTTAAAAAAATCATCCGAAAACAAAACCTATCAAGAAAGACATCTTCATAGACTTCTGAGTAGTTATTTAAAAAGTCAAGATATTTATTCTAAAACTATTTTCCATGAAAAATCTGCTAATAGTAAAGATGATCATCAGAAATGGATACACCCAGATATGATTGGAATTAGCTTCTTAAATCTGAAAAATAAATCGAGTAATGCTTTAATGAAATTAATTAATAAAGCTGATGCGTTCAATTTAACATCCTATGAAATTAAGAAAGAGATAAAATCTGACTATGAATTGAAAAAATGTTTTTTCCAAGCTGTATCAAATTCTAGCTGGTCAAATTATGGATATCTTGTAGCTTTTGAAATTAGCAAAAATCTAATAGATGAAATGGAAAGACTTAATCAATCTTTTGGAATTGGCATTATTGAATTAAGGTCAAACCCTTACGAAAGCAAGGTTTTATTTATATCTAAATATAGAGAATTAGATTTCAAAACAATTGATAAACTTTGCGAAATAAATAATGATTTTGAAAAATTCATAAATCAAACTGAAATATTATTAAGCGCTTCAGAAAAGTATATAAACGCTTCAAGGAAAGAGTTTGATGGATTTTGTGATGTGTATTTTAATACTGATTCTGAAGTAGAAAAATATTGTACAGAGAATAAAATCCCCTGGGAGGATGAGAGAAATGCTTAA
- the argH gene encoding argininosuccinate lyase, with protein sequence MKKIWQKDDLATNILVNKFTVGKDLDFDERLAKYDVQGSIAHCKMLAEVGIISNEESIQMVSVLEEILKEIENEAFEIDKSAEDIHSQIEAVLIEKLGDTGKKIHTARSRNDQVLLDIKLYLVDEIREITALTDELFQILIKLADQHKNVLLPGYTHLQIAMPSSFGLWFGAYAEALLDDVEMLFSVKNIINKNPLGSAAGYGSSFPIDRESTTHHLGFKSMNYNSVYAQMTRGKSEKMLSMAMATLAGTLGKFSYDICLYLSQNFDFISFPKEFTTGSSIMPHKKNPDIFELVRARCNRIQSLPNEFILLTNNLPSGYHRDMQLTKEILFPAIDSLKECLEILNYTLPNIQVKDGILEDEKYKYLFSVEKINEEVKNGSSFRDAYVKVGQEIENNEFDFEIGNLNHTHQGSIGNLCLDKIEYQFNKLKSKLLG encoded by the coding sequence ATGAAAAAGATATGGCAGAAGGATGACCTTGCTACCAATATATTAGTGAATAAATTTACAGTCGGAAAAGATCTTGACTTTGATGAGCGTTTGGCAAAATACGATGTTCAAGGTTCGATAGCGCATTGTAAAATGTTGGCAGAAGTTGGAATTATTTCCAATGAAGAATCAATACAGATGGTGTCTGTTTTGGAAGAAATTTTAAAAGAAATCGAAAATGAAGCTTTTGAAATCGATAAGAGTGCCGAAGATATTCACTCGCAGATTGAAGCTGTTTTAATTGAAAAATTAGGCGATACAGGAAAGAAAATTCACACGGCTCGTTCTAGAAATGATCAGGTTTTATTAGATATTAAATTGTATTTGGTAGATGAAATCCGTGAAATTACAGCTTTAACGGACGAATTGTTTCAAATATTAATCAAACTAGCAGATCAGCATAAAAACGTTCTTCTTCCGGGATATACACATTTGCAAATTGCAATGCCTTCGTCGTTTGGATTATGGTTTGGAGCGTATGCTGAAGCATTATTGGATGATGTTGAAATGCTTTTCTCTGTTAAAAATATCATCAATAAAAACCCATTAGGTTCTGCGGCTGGTTATGGCTCGTCTTTTCCGATCGATCGAGAGAGTACGACACATCATCTAGGTTTTAAGTCGATGAATTATAATTCAGTTTATGCTCAAATGACGCGCGGGAAATCAGAGAAAATGCTGTCGATGGCAATGGCTACTTTGGCAGGAACTTTAGGTAAATTTTCTTATGATATTTGTCTGTATTTGAGTCAGAATTTTGATTTTATCAGTTTTCCAAAAGAATTTACAACGGGAAGCAGCATTATGCCTCATAAGAAAAATCCGGATATTTTCGAATTGGTTCGTGCACGTTGTAACAGAATTCAATCGTTACCGAACGAGTTTATTTTGCTGACGAATAATCTTCCATCAGGTTATCACCGGGATATGCAGTTGACGAAGGAAATTCTTTTTCCAGCCATTGATTCATTGAAAGAATGTTTGGAAATTTTAAATTATACGTTACCAAACATTCAGGTAAAAGACGGAATTCTTGAAGACGAAAAGTACAAATATCTTTTCAGCGTAGAAAAAATCAACGAAGAAGTGAAAAATGGGAGTTCATTCCGTGATGCTTATGTAAAAGTAGGGCAGGAGATTGAAAATAATGAGTTTGATTTTGAAATCGGAAACCTAAATCATACCCATCAGGGAAGTATCGGTAATTTGTGCTTGGATAAGATTGAATATCAGTTTAATAAATTGAAAAGTAAGTTGTTGGGGTAA
- a CDS encoding M20 family metallo-hydrolase encodes MQELKSVYSKEELLNNAVELLKKLIEIPSFSKDEFNTSVEIENFFKKNSIPTKRFKNNIWAVNKNFDVFKPSILLNTHHDTVKPNKAYTLDPFLPIEKEGKLFGLGSNDAGASLVSMAQVFLHFYTQEELKYNLVIALTAEEEISGFDGIEALFPQLPNVEFAIVGEPTLMNLAIAEKGLLVIDGEMKGTPSHAAHPNDDNSIVKCMEDLQNILNFKFPKVSDYLGEVKVTLSGIHAGVQHNVVPESCAFTLDVRVTDEYSNKEAFEIIQSQMKSTLTARSFRLNSSKIEMDHPFVQAGLEIGRTTYGSPTSSDQAIIPCTSVKLGPGDSRRSHTADEFILIEEIAEGIEIYIKILEKVL; translated from the coding sequence ATGCAGGAACTGAAATCTGTTTATAGTAAAGAAGAATTACTGAATAATGCGGTAGAATTGTTGAAAAAACTGATTGAAATTCCGTCATTCAGCAAAGATGAATTTAATACGTCTGTGGAAATCGAAAACTTTTTTAAAAAGAACAGTATTCCCACAAAACGTTTTAAAAATAACATTTGGGCAGTGAATAAAAATTTTGATGTTTTCAAACCGTCAATTTTGCTGAATACGCATCACGATACGGTAAAACCGAATAAAGCTTACACTTTAGACCCTTTTTTACCGATTGAAAAAGAGGGAAAGTTATTCGGATTGGGAAGCAACGACGCAGGCGCTTCTTTGGTTTCGATGGCGCAGGTTTTTTTACATTTTTATACTCAGGAAGAGTTAAAATATAATTTAGTTATTGCTTTGACGGCAGAGGAGGAGATTTCAGGGTTTGATGGGATTGAAGCTTTATTTCCGCAGCTCCCAAATGTGGAGTTCGCTATTGTGGGAGAACCGACGCTGATGAATCTGGCGATTGCAGAAAAAGGACTTTTGGTCATAGACGGGGAAATGAAAGGAACTCCTTCTCACGCCGCTCATCCGAACGATGATAATTCGATTGTAAAATGCATGGAAGATTTACAGAATATCTTAAACTTCAAATTTCCAAAAGTTTCGGATTATTTAGGAGAGGTTAAAGTGACGCTTTCGGGAATTCATGCCGGAGTTCAGCATAATGTAGTTCCGGAATCTTGTGCTTTTACTTTAGATGTGAGAGTTACAGATGAATATTCCAACAAAGAAGCTTTCGAAATCATCCAATCGCAAATGAAATCAACTTTAACGGCAAGGTCGTTTAGATTAAATTCTTCAAAAATTGAAATGGATCACCCGTTTGTTCAAGCTGGTTTGGAGATTGGAAGGACAACTTATGGTTCGCCAACTTCATCCGATCAAGCAATTATTCCTTGTACTTCTGTAAAGCTAGGACCTGGCGATAGTAGGCGCTCTCACACGGCGGATGAGTTTATTCTCATCGAAGAAATTGCGGAAGGAATTGAGATTTACATCAAGATTTTAGAGAAAGTTTTATAG
- the argB gene encoding acetylglutamate kinase, with protein sequence MKEKLYIIKIGGALIDDEELLNKFLEQFSEIKEKKILVHGGGKLATTLADKLGIEQKLVNGRRITDKDTLDIVAMVYAGGINKNIVAKLQHKKCKAMGFSGADANLIKAKKREHTEIDFGFVGDITEKSINKKLISKLLKLELVPVFSAITHDKKGNLFNTNADTIASVIAQSLSVKYDVELLYCFDKEGVLEDVNNPESVIKKISEQEFSILKEKGKLHKGILPKLENALGAVKNKVNKVFLIKETELKNHIENHHAGTEICL encoded by the coding sequence ATGAAAGAAAAATTATACATCATAAAAATTGGCGGTGCTTTAATTGATGATGAAGAATTATTAAACAAATTTTTGGAGCAGTTTTCTGAAATTAAGGAAAAGAAAATTTTGGTTCATGGAGGCGGAAAATTGGCGACAACTTTAGCTGATAAGTTAGGAATTGAGCAAAAGCTAGTGAACGGACGAAGAATCACAGATAAAGATACTTTGGATATTGTGGCGATGGTATATGCGGGAGGAATCAACAAAAATATTGTGGCAAAACTTCAGCATAAAAAATGCAAAGCAATGGGATTTTCAGGAGCTGATGCTAATTTAATTAAAGCTAAAAAAAGAGAACATACAGAAATAGACTTCGGGTTTGTTGGCGATATTACAGAGAAAAGTATCAACAAAAAATTGATTTCAAAATTGCTTAAATTGGAATTAGTTCCGGTATTTTCTGCAATTACTCATGATAAAAAAGGAAATCTTTTCAATACCAACGCAGATACCATTGCTTCGGTTATCGCACAGTCTTTATCGGTAAAATATGACGTGGAATTATTGTATTGTTTCGATAAAGAAGGCGTTTTGGAAGATGTAAACAATCCTGAATCTGTTATAAAAAAAATTTCCGAACAAGAATTTTCAATTTTAAAAGAGAAAGGGAAATTGCATAAAGGAATTCTTCCAAAGTTAGAAAACGCTTTGGGGGCAGTGAAAAATAAAGTCAACAAGGTGTTCTTAATTAAAGAAACCGAACTAAAAAATCATATAGAAAATCATCATGCAGGAACTGAAATCTGTTTATAG
- a CDS encoding N-acetylornithine carbamoyltransferase: MKKFTSVSDVENLQDIIKKALQIKENPLSETEKGKGKTIGLVFLNSSLRTRLSSQIAVQNLGLNVLMLNAAQEAWNLEFADGAVMNGETVEHIKDAIEVLNQYCDIIAVRCFAGMKTKEDDVNESILSQFEQHAKVPVISLESATRHPLQSLADCITITENWKEERKPKVVLTWAPHIKPIAHAVGNSFAEWMQEMDVELIIANPEGYDLDEKFTKEVKVIHNQDEALKDADFIYVKNWSSFDDYAAMPEVKENWMLTNEKLANTNQGKVMHCLPVRRNVELSDEVMDGENSIIYQQAKNRIFSAQAVFSEILDEINSK; the protein is encoded by the coding sequence ATGAAAAAATTCACCTCTGTAAGTGATGTAGAAAACTTACAGGACATTATAAAAAAAGCTTTACAAATAAAAGAAAATCCTCTTTCGGAAACCGAGAAAGGAAAAGGAAAAACTATAGGACTTGTATTTTTAAATTCAAGTTTGAGAACCCGTTTAAGCAGCCAGATTGCAGTACAAAATTTAGGACTAAATGTTTTAATGTTGAACGCTGCTCAGGAAGCCTGGAATTTAGAATTTGCGGATGGCGCGGTGATGAATGGCGAGACCGTTGAACATATTAAAGATGCGATTGAAGTGTTAAATCAATATTGTGACATCATTGCAGTTCGTTGTTTTGCAGGAATGAAGACCAAAGAAGACGATGTTAATGAAAGTATTTTAAGCCAGTTCGAGCAACATGCAAAAGTTCCGGTTATTTCATTGGAATCTGCAACACGTCATCCTTTGCAAAGTTTGGCGGATTGCATTACAATTACCGAAAACTGGAAAGAAGAACGTAAACCGAAAGTGGTCTTAACTTGGGCGCCTCACATCAAACCAATTGCTCACGCGGTAGGAAATTCTTTCGCAGAATGGATGCAGGAAATGGATGTTGAATTGATAATTGCGAATCCTGAAGGCTATGATTTGGATGAAAAATTCACGAAAGAGGTGAAAGTAATTCACAATCAGGATGAAGCGTTGAAAGATGCAGATTTTATTTATGTGAAAAACTGGTCGTCTTTTGATGATTACGCCGCAATGCCTGAAGTGAAAGAAAACTGGATGTTGACGAATGAAAAACTGGCTAATACCAATCAGGGAAAAGTGATGCATTGCCTTCCTGTTCGTCGTAATGTAGAATTAAGTGATGAGGTGATGGATGGTGAAAATTCTATCATTTATCAACAGGCAAAAAACCGAATTTTCTCGGCTCAGGCGGTTTTCTCTGAAATTTTAGATGAAATTAATTCAAAATAA
- a CDS encoding aspartate aminotransferase family protein: MNLFNVYPLFNINPVKAQGSFLWDDKGEKYLDFYGGHAVISIGHNHPHYQTQLKNQLDKISFYSNSVQNELQTELADKLGKLSGLEDYNLFLCNSGAEANENALKLASFHNGKSKVLYFSGSFHGRTSAAVSVTDNPKIVAPVNYDERFIKSEWNNIEQLEEIFEKQGNEISSVIIEGIQGVGGIMIPTVEFLTKIKELCEKHDTVLILDEVQSGYGRSGYFFAHQEFGIEADIVTTAKGMGNGFPIGGVLIHPRFQASKGLLGTTFGGNHLACVAAIAVLDVMKDENLIENAQKMGAYIENEIKDFPHIKTIRRKGLMIGIELDRNCSEVRNSLLYNHHIFTGNSNDKAVLRILPALNIKKAETDVFISALKTVLENL; this comes from the coding sequence ATGAATTTATTCAACGTATATCCATTATTCAACATAAATCCAGTTAAAGCTCAAGGTTCATTTCTTTGGGATGATAAAGGAGAAAAATATCTTGATTTTTACGGAGGTCATGCTGTGATTTCTATCGGGCACAACCATCCGCATTATCAAACTCAGTTAAAAAACCAATTAGATAAAATATCTTTCTATTCAAACTCTGTTCAGAACGAATTGCAAACTGAACTGGCGGATAAGCTAGGGAAATTGTCAGGTTTGGAAGATTATAATTTATTTCTGTGTAATTCAGGCGCTGAAGCGAACGAAAATGCTTTAAAACTGGCTTCTTTTCACAATGGAAAAAGCAAAGTCCTATATTTTTCAGGTTCATTTCACGGAAGAACTTCTGCGGCGGTTTCGGTGACGGATAACCCTAAAATCGTAGCTCCGGTAAATTATGACGAAAGATTTATTAAATCTGAATGGAATAATATCGAACAATTGGAAGAAATTTTCGAGAAACAAGGAAACGAAATTTCATCTGTTATTATTGAGGGAATTCAGGGTGTTGGCGGAATTATGATTCCAACTGTTGAATTTTTAACTAAGATTAAAGAACTATGTGAAAAACATGATACAGTTTTGATTTTAGATGAAGTTCAGTCTGGTTATGGAAGAAGTGGGTATTTCTTTGCGCATCAGGAGTTTGGAATTGAAGCCGATATTGTCACGACTGCAAAAGGAATGGGAAATGGCTTTCCTATTGGTGGCGTTTTAATCCATCCTAGGTTTCAGGCGAGCAAAGGTTTATTAGGAACAACTTTCGGCGGAAACCACTTAGCTTGTGTCGCTGCGATTGCAGTTTTGGATGTGATGAAAGATGAAAATCTCATCGAAAATGCTCAGAAAATGGGTGCATATATTGAAAATGAAATTAAAGATTTTCCACATATTAAAACGATCCGAAGGAAAGGCTTGATGATTGGGATTGAACTTGACAGGAATTGCTCGGAAGTGAGGAACAGCCTGTTGTACAATCATCATATTTTCACAGGAAACTCCAATGATAAGGCTGTGTTGAGGATTCTTCCGGCGCTTAACATTAAAAAAGCAGAAACCGATGTATTCATCAGTGCGTTAAAAACTGTTTTAGAAAATCTATAA
- the argC gene encoding N-acetyl-gamma-glutamyl-phosphate reductase, whose translation MIEINKTAGIIGANGYTGSELVRLLAFHPNVSLSFLYSRSNSGTKISDLYPDLATVCEMVLTNQPEEVDILFLCLPHKESQNWLTRNPVKDSTLVIDLGNDFRLDHNFGNRNFIYGLPEINKKQLSGAKSIANPGCFATAIQLALLPLAQKGLLNEVYTTGITGSTGAGQSLQPTTHFTWRNDNISAYKTLTHQHVDEILQQLVSFNTNEVSLNFVPWRGDFARGIFTSSTVKTDLELSDINQLFEDFYADEPFVKVSEKAIDLKQVVNTNRCVIHIEKSGNVAVIHSAIDNLLKGASGQAVQNMNIAMGWEENSGLNLKPIAF comes from the coding sequence ATGATTGAAATTAACAAAACAGCAGGAATTATCGGAGCCAACGGCTACACAGGAAGCGAGTTGGTTCGTCTGCTGGCTTTTCATCCCAATGTATCTTTGAGTTTTTTATATAGTCGTTCAAATTCGGGTACAAAAATTTCAGATTTGTACCCGGATTTAGCGACAGTTTGTGAGATGGTTTTAACAAACCAACCGGAAGAGGTAGATATTTTATTCTTATGTCTTCCACACAAAGAAAGTCAGAATTGGCTAACTCGAAATCCTGTAAAAGATTCGACGTTGGTGATTGATTTAGGGAATGATTTTCGTTTAGATCATAATTTTGGAAACAGAAATTTCATCTACGGATTACCTGAAATCAACAAAAAACAACTTTCAGGAGCAAAAAGCATTGCAAATCCTGGGTGTTTTGCAACGGCAATTCAACTGGCTTTGCTCCCATTAGCTCAAAAAGGATTGTTGAACGAGGTGTACACCACTGGAATTACGGGTTCAACAGGTGCAGGTCAGTCTTTGCAGCCGACGACGCATTTCACCTGGAGGAATGATAACATTTCGGCTTATAAAACTTTAACACATCAGCATGTTGATGAGATTTTACAGCAGTTAGTTTCTTTTAATACAAATGAAGTCAGTCTAAATTTTGTTCCATGGAGGGGAGATTTTGCAAGAGGAATTTTTACGAGTTCTACAGTGAAAACAGATTTAGAACTTTCAGATATTAATCAATTGTTTGAGGATTTTTACGCAGATGAGCCTTTTGTAAAGGTAAGTGAGAAAGCAATTGATTTAAAACAGGTTGTCAATACCAATCGCTGTGTGATTCATATAGAAAAGAGTGGAAATGTTGCAGTTATTCACTCAGCGATTGACAATTTGTTAAAAGGAGCTTCCGGACAAGCGGTTCAAAATATGAATATTGCAATGGGTTGGGAAGAAAATTCAGGATTAAATTTAAAACCAATTGCTTTTTAA
- a CDS encoding argininosuccinate synthase, protein MSKKVILAFSGGLDTSYCAKYLSETLGYEVYAVTVNTGGFSKEEEKQLEKKAFNLGVKKCRCVDAQEDYYNSCVKYLIFGNVLKNNTYPLSVSAERTIQAQEIAKYAIEIGADAIAHGSTGAGNDQVRFDLIFHVMCPSVEIITPIRDMALSREEEIEFLKSHGYDMEFHKAQYSVNKGLWGTSVGGKETLTSRNYLPEEAFPSQIKETQPSELEIEFKNGEVVAVNGENFEHPVYAIQKIEELASVYGIGRDIHVGDTIVGIKGRVGFEAAAASVIIKAHHLLEKHTLSKYQQMMKSQLSDWYGNWLHEALFLDPVMRNIESFLIDSQKTVSGKIFVTLHPYRFILNGIESKHDLMSDKFGSYGEANRAWTGEDVKGYTKIVSNSLNIYHQINQNIN, encoded by the coding sequence ATGAGCAAGAAAGTAATCTTAGCGTTTAGCGGAGGTTTAGATACCTCTTACTGTGCCAAATATTTGAGTGAAACACTTGGTTATGAGGTGTATGCAGTGACTGTAAATACCGGAGGTTTTTCTAAAGAAGAAGAAAAACAACTGGAAAAAAAAGCCTTCAATCTTGGGGTGAAAAAATGCAGGTGCGTAGATGCTCAGGAAGATTATTACAATTCTTGCGTGAAGTATTTGATTTTTGGTAATGTGTTGAAAAACAATACGTATCCTTTGTCTGTAAGCGCTGAGCGTACAATTCAGGCTCAGGAAATTGCAAAATATGCTATTGAAATTGGTGCTGATGCAATTGCTCACGGCAGCACGGGAGCAGGAAATGACCAGGTTCGTTTCGACTTGATTTTTCATGTAATGTGCCCAAGTGTCGAAATTATTACGCCAATTCGTGATATGGCTTTGTCTCGTGAAGAAGAAATTGAATTTCTGAAAAGTCACGGTTACGATATGGAATTCCATAAAGCGCAATATTCTGTAAATAAAGGTCTTTGGGGAACCTCAGTCGGTGGAAAAGAAACCTTGACCTCAAGAAATTATCTTCCTGAAGAAGCTTTTCCTTCTCAAATTAAGGAAACTCAGCCTTCAGAACTGGAAATTGAGTTCAAAAATGGTGAAGTTGTGGCGGTAAACGGAGAAAATTTCGAACATCCAGTTTATGCGATTCAAAAAATTGAAGAATTAGCTTCTGTTTACGGAATCGGTCGTGATATTCATGTTGGAGATACGATTGTGGGGATTAAAGGAAGGGTTGGTTTTGAAGCAGCAGCAGCGTCTGTGATTATCAAAGCGCATCATTTATTGGAAAAACATACGCTTTCAAAATATCAGCAAATGATGAAATCTCAATTGTCTGATTGGTACGGAAACTGGCTTCACGAAGCACTTTTCTTAGACCCTGTAATGAGAAATATCGAGTCTTTCTTGATTGATTCTCAAAAGACAGTCAGCGGAAAAATTTTTGTAACGCTTCATCCTTATCGATTTATTTTGAATGGAATTGAATCTAAACATGATTTGATGTCCGATAAATTCGGAAGCTATGGCGAAGCAAACAGAGCATGGACTGGCGAAGATGTGAAAGGTTACACGAAAATTGTAAGCAATTCTTTAAATATATATCATCAGATTAATCAAAATATAAATTAA
- a CDS encoding GNAT family N-acetyltransferase, whose translation MEIEVSSSIHLMYVSEIQQEMYDSAQRRGTGIAKRSIEYLSKKISEGNAVVATENGEWVGFCYIETWSHGQFVANSGLIVSPKFRHGGIATLIKDRVFALSREKFPKAKIFGLTTGLAVMKINSDLGYKPVVYSELTQDEEFWNGCKNCVNYEILMKKERKNCLCTAMLFVPDNNKVNEVVNNQPENQYKNEQESNLSV comes from the coding sequence ATGGAAATAGAAGTTTCCTCGTCCATACATTTAATGTATGTGAGTGAAATACAGCAGGAAATGTACGATTCTGCGCAGCGTAGAGGAACGGGTATTGCAAAACGTTCTATAGAATATTTAAGTAAAAAGATTTCAGAAGGCAATGCTGTTGTAGCTACTGAAAACGGTGAGTGGGTAGGGTTTTGTTATATAGAAACCTGGTCGCATGGTCAGTTTGTGGCTAACTCAGGATTAATTGTTTCTCCAAAATTCAGACATGGAGGTATTGCAACTTTAATCAAAGATAGAGTGTTTGCTTTGTCAAGAGAGAAATTTCCCAAGGCAAAAATATTTGGTTTAACAACAGGTCTTGCTGTGATGAAAATCAACAGTGACTTAGGGTATAAACCGGTTGTCTATTCTGAATTGACTCAGGATGAAGAGTTTTGGAACGGTTGCAAAAACTGTGTGAATTATGAAATTTTAATGAAAAAAGAACGTAAAAACTGCCTTTGTACAGCAATGCTTTTCGTTCCCGATAATAATAAAGTAAATGAGGTTGTAAATAATCAACCCGAAAATCAATATAAAAATGAGCAAGAAAGTAATCTTAGCGTTTAG